The Glycine max cultivar Williams 82 chromosome 3, Glycine_max_v4.0, whole genome shotgun sequence sequence tcatgatcatgtgCCTGCATATAGCAAGCAATCACTTCTTTATAGAGTTTCATCTTTTCATACAAATACAAAAGCCCATCTTTGAATGCATTCATTTCACATAGTATAATAGATAAATCAACATCATATTGTGGATGTTCTGTCTCTTGAGGCCATGCACTCTTAAGCAAGCGTAAACCCTTTTCACGCCTTTCGAGATGGTCCTTTCCCTGCTCTGAACTTTTGTGATCACCAATGTTTCCATTAGACTGAGCACttaaaatcatggtttttgctGATGCTCCATTAAGGTAATTTCCACCATCATTAACTTGCGACATTGAAGGAAAGTTTAATTCATTGGATATATACAACTCTAAGAGGGTATTATGAATCTCAACTTGAGCAGGTGAGTCCTTGACCTTATTGgtatatttttcaagaaaatccATAAGGGACTGAGGATGATGAATGAAGATGCTAAGAAAATCAACAGGAGATGGCAACATAGACATATACACTCCATTTGAGCGCCCTCTTTTGTTACCATCTTCCGTGCAAAGCCTTATGAGAATCTGAATTGTCTCCACTGGCTTGTGCTCTATCAGAATCTTCCCATACTCCTTTATTGTCATCCCTGCCTGACTTGATTCAAGGCTTGAAATATATTCCAAGGCTTCTTCATAGCTACCAAGATCTTCAAGCAGGATCTTCAAGTACCATTCATGCCTCCCTGCTTTCCTTGCAACATACATTGCATGCTCATGGTAATTGGCAGCACGGCAAACCCTGATTGCTGTTTCCACATCAAATTTAAGTTCCCCAATGCTGTCATCGCTTTTAATAAATAGATTTAACTTTTTAACATCTTTCAATTTAGTGTAACAGTTTAATAGAAGTGTGGTGTGATCTTTAGAAGCAAGACCCTTTTCATGTAGCTTCTCTAAGTAATTTGTGAGGTTGTAGATCCTTTGAGCATCCAAAAACTTCTGTATAACATAAGAAGGTTCAAGGTGACCAATAGTATGTATGTACTGAGCCATTGCTTCATCATAGTCTTGCTTGCTATACAGATGATCCCCATATTTCCTTAGCACTTCAGCTGTAGCTGCTGCATCTGCTTGCTGAGTCTGGACAAGATTAATTGCTACAGTATATAGGTTTTTCTTGAATAACATGTCTAACTTACTTTCCATATCCTTTTCTCCAATACATAAAGCTGATTTATCATTCATTACGAGTATGATGTTACCCCATTCATAAAGCATATAAGAAACTTCTTTAACCAATGCACTGTGGGCTATTAATCGATTCTTCAGGTCATAGATGTTGAAAGTATGCTTTCCTGTTCTTTGATCTGCAATAACACACAAAAGGTATCCACGGAACCATCCAAGCAATTTCTTCTCTCCCTCAAAAGCCCAACAAGGACCACGCCCATCaacttcataaaaatatactGCCTCTGGTCGACCAATTACCAACTCCTATTCATATTAACAAATAGAAACATTCAGCATTTACagagaaaataattatgataatttataaaatccATTTAGAACAATGAACAAAGACAATGAACATACAGAGCGATCACTCATTGCAACACTGTTCACACCAGATCCAATCTGATCAAGGGTCTGCCTTCTCGGCGGTTGATCATGCAATGAAAACAAGCTAACTGAACATGGAGTCACCGCAAATAACTGTAGAGATTGACCATCCACCTTAAAACCAAGTCCAGTTACAGCCGAAAGAGTTTTGTCCAAATGGTTGTTTTCCACCTGAAGCTTGGAACGGGTGATACGCTCCCGTGCAATGTCTCCTTTGATACAGTAAATAGAACCACTGTCCAAGCCAATAGCTATGAGTAGTATAGGTGGCACTTCTTCTAAAACCAAAAACGATGTAATCTGCAGTACACCATAGTtccaaaatcatcaaaatacaGGACCGAGATAATAAAACTACATAGCTACCCTGTTTTACTAAAACCACATGGGCATCATTCATCAGAAAATGAAGAGTAATAACCATCCATTACAGTGTCATTCATTACCTTTGCCTCAGGAAACTGATTAGTGAATATCCGCAATATCCCAACGCAATCAGGACTCGTTGTGCTCGAACTCTCTGGTTGCATCTTGTCTAGGTCAAAAACCTTGAGGCACAAAGCTGATTGCTGGGGAGTAAGCTGTTCATCCTCCCCAATTGTTACCAGAAAGTTGCGTTGCTGGTTAATCAACACACAAAACCAAACCTCTTTTAACTtcaatttaagaataaaagcaCAATCCTAGACTACCAACAAAAcatttagagtgtgtttggttatcagttgaattaaattaactaaaccTACATTCAACACGAATGACAAAATCTTTTGGTTCTCCATTCCATGTTTTGGAATGTATGAACATCAGTTTACATTATTGGAATTGGGATATCCAAACATAGTCTTAAACCACAAAACCCCTTCACCAATGTCCTATCCTTAATACGCaggctaaaaaaaataaaatctatactACTAAGCAAAGTTTCAACAAATGGTACTATACTACTAAGCAAAGTTTCAACAAATGGTACGCaaccgcaatttaaaaccttgccaCTAAGCCCAGTAATTCTTTCACCAATTTCCACAATTAAAAATAGGATTCTAGAAAATTCCAACACCGAAGCAACCAGCAATCAATCAGACACGATTAAAGCAGGACTCtagaaaattctaacaatgatctCACTCACCTTATAAGCTGctgaagaaaaataacaaaagaagaGTGAGGTTGAActattactactactactactactgaTTCCATCAATTAAAAAGCGTAATCGAACTGCAAATTCAAGAATAAAAGCGCAATCCAACTACTACGACGCCTAACAAATTTGTCAATCCTTAATTCTACTACTAAACCTGCTAACTATTTCACCAAATTTCACAATCAAAAACAGAAATTCAGAAAACTGCAACAACGATCTCTCTTTTTTCACCTTGAGTTGCTGAAGAAAAAGAACGGAAGAAGAGTGAGGCTGGAAAGAGTAGTTGAACTTGAGGCCCCGATCGAAGAAGCAAACGACGCCGTCGTCGAAGCCGGTGACAAGTTTGCCCCTACCACTCGAGCAGCACTCGATCTTCCTCTCCGCCGCGACGACGCCGTCGTCTTCGTCGTTCTCGGGAACCGCGCACTTCGCGCCGTACTTCTCCTCGAAGAACTCGAACTTCCTCCACTGATACATCGCGAATCGGAGATTCTCGTGTTCTCACATTATTCACCGAATTGGTTTTTGAGGAAACACTTCCCTTTCTTACAAATCTCTGATACCCATAAAAACGTCGCAATGTTGCATCGGGTACTTCCAAAAAATTAGTACGTATTACATGAGATGAATGATTCATCCCCAATACAACACGAATAATTGGGACTtaatctgataaaaaaaatgtttttccatAGTCAGTAATCTAATCtcaaactaattttcttaaaaaaaaagagactatATTTtgagaagaatatttttaacaaagaaATGATGGAGGGATTAAGATAAATCAAAACTTTTACAAGAGACTGTGTTTGAGAATTTTAATTAGGAGAAGTAATTTATCaagataatttaaatttctttaatattgtttggatgttttttttatgaagaatttaaattttttgaatgatAAAACACAATTTTAAGCCACTAAATaggtgtaattttaattttttttctaagaaattaaaattttctttttgaccTTCATCTTCCCTCTCACAAGTTTTCGAAATCAAATGCAGATGTAGGAGGACAAGTAAAACCACTTGTGGAGCGTCAATCAAATGCGGACGTAGGAGGACAAGTAAAGCTGCATCTCTTCAGTCAATGGGAGAGGAGCCATTGTTACCTATCACGCGGTGGATGTATTCGCCTACACGAAAAACCTAACCATACCTTGCATCGTTAACTGAATGTTGTGGTCAGGTATGGTGGTGTAGGCCGTAGTGTCCCGATTCCCCCTGCCGTCATATATCAATGTTCTTCTCCTTTGAAAACACCACAATCATATTTTCTCTTCTCTCgtttattttctttcaccctcaccatttttttttatccaaatacaaaattttgaaaataaaattcttaaaatttaaattttctcaaaattttaaactcCCTTATCTAAACAAActctaaacaaattttaaattttgccgTGTTAAAAGTGTTTGTGATTTTCTTTACGATGTCTAGCGTGAATCAGAAAGAAAAGTGATCTTTAGCGGATCATAGTTAAGAGTCGTTGGattaattttgtcattttgttggTACGGTGTACGTTTCACATAAGACTCCCTACGATGTCGAGTATACTTGCAGTGGCAAGAGGTGACTGAGAAaggaatatgattttttttgtgttgaatgGCGAAGGAAtgatttttattgtaatctttTAACTCTATTTTTTCAGAACAACGACTTCTTCGTTTTGCAATTTTTGATTCCCCTATCTAACAATTTTGATTTGGGTTGAATCTTGATTTTGTGGGTTTGaatgacctttttttttattaattttggatTTGTAAGTATAGCTCCTTACTAGTTTCCACGATTGCTTTTTTGGACATGatttgttattatgttttatctGAAACAATTCCAGATTTGATTTTGGGGGAGGAGCACTTCCTGCAACATTTGGGGTGGTGGTGGGTGCATCTGGACGGAGCCTCCGAAGGCAGTGGAGGAACGGCCGGAAATAGAAAAGGGTCTGCGGagaaggaggaagagtaggAACGATATAGTTTTAGTATGGAAGGTGTATAATATGGCTATGCACCTTAGATTAATCCAAGAGTCATTATTATTTGTGCTTGGTGGACCACTTACTTAGAagccatcttttttttttttttacaaatataacAATAAGAGTTAGagcatgtttgttttttatcGATTCTTTTAGTACGATGCAACACATGTTTTGAAGTAGATCCAACAGATGAATGAAGATGCAAGGGGGGAGATGTGTTGCCCAACTTATGTTCAATACTCGACCAACAAATTGTCAAACATCACTTAGGGGGCCTTTGtttcacaaataatttttttagtctcaagaatatttttttcttgaaaatataaCATGAGAATTTTATTCCtcctattattaaaaaatatgtttggttaactattaaaatttgttgaaattattttttatattcccatgaatgattaaaatatgtttgattgagttatttttcatagaaatatatatcataattattaaaatattcttattataaAAACTCTTACAATCATTGTTTTCTCCCATGTGTTTAACAATTATGATAATTGAAAGAGAAACAATAATTGTATATTAAAAAGGAGCATCGGAGGAAAATGAGATTGATAGTAAATCAAATTGTGCGAACATTGATTGGACATGAATGAAATTtacataattgaaaaaaatttaagtatgtATCATGAATGAATAATGAGAGAATAGTGGGATAGTAATTCATAAAAAggtatatatgaatttttactCATGAAGAGATATTTCTATCccatgataataattttttcccaAGATTAAATATTGGTGCAATGTGTGATTATATTTTTCTCAGAGATAAAATATATACcagattaatatttttatgaccTTAGTGCGATAATTTTTCCAATCATATATTTGTGGGAATAATTAAATAGTCCATGAAACAAAGTTttgcttaattattttgagaaagaTTAGTGTTATCAAAGTGTTATTGTactttttaaattcaattttataaacaaaaatgtatttattcttAACCTTTACTTATAAAAGGATGatataattatctaaaaatatGATACAGTTTTCTTTTGTTGTGAAAGACCATAAAGGATGACTAGCTAGTTGGGTGTTAAAAATGatactataatttttatgttaagaattaaattaaaagtctttttaaaaaatataaaaaaaatctctcctatatttatgtctttaaagtttaaatttctaaatttaaatgattgatataatgatataagattttatttagtttatatgagtgaaaataatatatttaataaaaaattatgtttgatttttattatgtttaaaaaGGGAAGGGGGAGAGGGTGGGGGCCGAAATTTAAATGGAGTTGATCGCTCCCACCTTCAAAAGAAATAATGACTATGCCACTTCTGAAAAGGCTACATGCTTCAACCAAACAATGGGTGCAAGCTTTTGAAAAGGGTACAGTGGTTGGGGCTGGCTATGCATGCACGTGAGGCAATTGTCCCTGTTTAGGGTGCTTTTAGAAACAAATTCCCAAAATAGGGCTCTTCTGGAGATATTTCCCAGGGGGTGCTTTTTTTGCACGTACCCTACATGGGAAGCGCCAGTTGAACTGGCGACTTCATGCATGTCCGACAAGTGGCAAGCTCTGGACGAAAGCGCAGACATGGCTGGCGATTTCACGTTGCAAGTCGCCATTCCCGTTAGCGCTTTGACTGCAGCAGGGTCAGGCAGCAGCAGCGGCAGCAATGCAGGGCTAGCCATAGGTGCAGGGAAACGCCAATGGCAATGGCGTTTCCTGCCTCCTGAAGGCGCTGCTTCCATTGGCGCGTCGTTCTTCTTTTTAATCCGTTTGGCCTTCAAATTGTAGCCTGCGTTTTTGAGTTTGCAGAGTGAAGAGAGAgtccttggttggtgtttttcttGCTTGGTTGGTGCTGTTTGCCTGTGTTCctccatttttctaaaaaaattgtaagttatatattgaagcttttctatatttttatttatattgatgTTTATATTCTGATAATATAATGGTTTTAGGTagtataagataataattttgtataatttaggtagtgtaagataataattttgtataatttaggTAGATAGTGTAAgatgataataattttgtataatttaggTAGGTAgtgtaagataaaaataataattttgtattgtttaggtagtataagataataattttgtatagtttaaATAGTGTAAgatgataataattttgtataatttaggTAGGTAgtgtaagataataataataattttgtatagtttaagtagtataagataataattttgtatagtttagGTAGGTAgtgtaagataataataataattttgtatagtttaggtagtgtaagataataattttgtatagtttagGTAGGTAgtgtaagataataataataattttgtatagtttaggtagtgtaagataataattttgtataatttagttTGAATTCTTAATGTTATAGGATATAAtagatttagtttaaattttttatatgataaattaggaataattttttatatgataaattaggaataattttatatggtaGGGTAAgtttagttgaaattttttatataggtTTAGGtatcataatttaataattttagatttgGAATAATTTTAGGTACCATAACGTATTAAGTTTAGATTagctttagtttaaattttttatatggtagattacatttagtttaaatatttaatgatagattagaaataattttatgtattgtaaattattaattaaaaaataggtttgaattaaattttttatattatgttaattttaattttaattattattagtttcatttgttatgtttaaattagaataattttaggtattttaaattagtgatgttgtatgttaaattattgttctcataattatttgaagtcattaattttgtatatatttgttATGATAGATTAAGAATAATTATATGTAGTGTAAATTcgtaattttaaattaggttagaattaaattttttatattacgttacttttagttattattatcagtttcatatgttatgtttaaattaaaatagttttacgtattttaaattattgattttgtatgttaaattatttaacgCGTAATTATTTGTagtcattaatttatatatttaaatttatatttgtttgtaatttaatttatttatagaatatatatgaattaggttatttgtataatatattttgttattgaaatttaaaaaatataatttcttatttattttaattaattttgtgtaaatatacttaatttgtgtatgtataattaatgtataaattttattgtcaattaattgtattatattttattttgtaggctCAATGGCTTCTTCGTCGTCATGCTCATCAAGTATACAAACTAGGTCTGGTCCAATTGATAGTGACGTGTTGTGGATGCAATCCAAGCATGTTTCAGAAtatgtttggaatggggaaccTGACAGAAAACTACACATCAGGCGAGCAGTCCCGACGTATCAAGGTGAAGAACAAATACCGGAGGAAATTGTTCCTTTGCTTCGGCAATGTGGGTTTTATTGGATCATGAGGATGGGATACCTAAAGATAAATGCGGCCTTAATTAGTGCGTtcattgaaagatggaggcccgaaACCCACACGTTTCACCTGAGATGCGGAGAGGCTACCATTACTCTCCAAGATGTGTCAGTTTTACTAGGTCTGCGTAGTGACGGAGCACCATTAATTGGTTCAACTAATCTTGTTTGGGCCGACTTGTGTGAAGAATTATTAGGTGTCAGACCACAGGAAGGGGAAATTGAAGGCAGTGTCgtcaaattaagttggttggctcATCATTTTTCTCACATAAATATTGATGAGGGTAACGTTGAGcaattacaaaggtttacccgtgcGTGGATCCTTCGATTCATAGGAGGTGTCCTCTTTGTTAACAAAAGTAGTAGCAGAGTTTCCTTAAGGTACCTACAATTTCTACGTGACTTTGAACAATGCAGCACGTATGCGTGGGGACCTGCCGTGCTTGcgtatttatatagagagatgtgcagcgccaccgattacaaagttaaatcaatcggaggtatgtgcatcttaatccaaatgtgggcatgggaacgatgcacGACCTTAGCTCCAAAGAGGACGCCTCCCGtcatagaaaataaaccactcggacacaggtttgtcgtttaaaaaattaggtttgaatgataaaatatttaatgatggaacgtgttgacaatgatgatttcatttttattgtaggtggttgcgacgtggaaatcagcatattggcaatgatgatctTAGACTTTTCCGTCGCAAACTGGATTTGatgaaacgacatgaggtaagaacATCGTAATGTAATGCTTAAATggaattttaatatgttatgtttgacTGAAAATTGACAACTGTattgttatatgcagtttgtctGGGAGCCATACACAGCAACTGTGATGGCAGCGTTGCCTCCAATTTGTGTGGTTGGAGGAGTAGCCTGGTTTGCGGTGGTGCCACtgatttgtttccatgttgttgagtggcaccaacccgatAGAGTTTTACGACAATTTGGATTGCAACAACCCATTCCCGGGTGTCCTTCACAACCGCAAAATCTCCATGGCATAACgctcaaaggcaaacaagatGAGAATTGGTTCCACCTGTTGGCCCCAATCATTGGTCAGTGGAACAATCGAGCAGAGTTTAGGGTCGACGTTTATCCTCGACAGGAGGGCCTACTAGGTTATAACTCGGACTACATGGTGTGGTATAGGCGtaaaacaaagatgtttgtcgACCCAAACAATGCAAACACAACTGCATTGGTATTTATCTGTTTTTCGATGTTTAActtctaattaatttcttaagcaTGAGCATTAATTTGTTGACGCTACTAATTGCAGGGTGAAGTTGTGGAGACTTTACAAtatatggtgtcaccacaagggAGGAACACGTGGAC is a genomic window containing:
- the LOC100778100 gene encoding vacuolar protein-sorting-associated protein 11 homolog produces the protein MYQWRKFEFFEEKYGAKCAVPENDEDDGVVAAERKIECCSSGRGKLVTGFDDGVVCFFDRGLKFNYSFQPHSSSVLFLQQLKQRNFLVTIGEDEQLTPQQSALCLKVFDLDKMQPESSSTTSPDCVGILRIFTNQFPEAKITSFLVLEEVPPILLIAIGLDSGSIYCIKGDIARERITRSKLQVENNHLDKTLSAVTGLGFKVDGQSLQLFAVTPCSVSLFSLHDQPPRRQTLDQIGSGVNSVAMSDRSELVIGRPEAVYFYEVDGRGPCWAFEGEKKLLGWFRGYLLCVIADQRTGKHTFNIYDLKNRLIAHSALVKEVSYMLYEWGNIILVMNDKSALCIGEKDMESKLDMLFKKNLYTVAINLVQTQQADAAATAEVLRKYGDHLYSKQDYDEAMAQYIHTIGHLEPSYVIQKFLDAQRIYNLTNYLEKLHEKGLASKDHTTLLLNCYTKLKDVKKLNLFIKSDDSIGELKFDVETAIRVCRAANYHEHAMYVARKAGRHEWYLKILLEDLGSYEEALEYISSLESSQAGMTIKEYGKILIEHKPVETIQILIRLCTEDGNKRGRSNGVYMSMLPSPVDFLSIFIHHPQSLMDFLEKYTNKVKDSPAQVEIHNTLLELYISNELNFPSMSQVNDGGNYLNGASAKTMILSAQSNGNIGDHKSSEQGKDHLERREKGLRLLKSAWPQETEHPQYDVDLSIILCEMNAFKDGLLYLYEKMKLYKEVIACYMQAHDHEGLIACCKRLGDSVKGGDSSLWADVLKYFGELGEDCSKEVKEVLTYIERDDILPPMIVLQTLSRNPCLTLSVLKDYIARKLERESKMIEEDRQAIEKYQEDTLAMRKEIQDLRTNARIFQLSKCTACTFTLDLPAVHFMCMHSFHLRCLGDNEKECPECAPEYRSVLEMKRNLEQNSKDQDRFFQQVKSSKDGFSVIAEYFGKGIISKISNGSTSGPRSGTASSTSGF